In a genomic window of Verrucomicrobiota bacterium:
- a CDS encoding GxxExxY protein, with translation MSGVSIEDVAFEARKALEEVYSTLGPGFDVEPYKKAFAQELTRRDIPYERDKLIPVLYKGATVGGYTLDFVLRDRLFVRLAAEGGHPGLLKMQVASAIKAAKLKLGVLLDMNAQTFKMHQVVNPDFVLGGGGGADISIPDEEEPESLPRQRRKPGESDAVKKLFSD, from the coding sequence ATGAGCGGGGTCAGCATCGAGGACGTCGCGTTCGAGGCCCGCAAGGCGCTCGAGGAGGTGTACTCCACGCTTGGGCCCGGCTTCGACGTGGAACCGTACAAGAAAGCGTTCGCGCAGGAGCTCACCCGCCGCGACATCCCGTACGAGCGCGACAAGCTCATTCCCGTGCTCTACAAGGGCGCCACCGTGGGCGGGTACACGCTCGACTTCGTTCTGCGCGACCGGCTGTTTGTGCGCCTCGCGGCCGAGGGCGGTCATCCCGGGCTGCTCAAGATGCAGGTCGCCAGCGCCATCAAGGCGGCCAAGCTCAAGCTTGGCGTGCTCCTCGACATGAACGCGCAGACGTTCAAGATGCACCAGGTCGTCAATCCCGACTTCGTCCTCGGCGGAGGCGGCGGCGCCGACATCTCAATACCCGACGAGGAAGAGCCCGAGTCGTTGCCGCGCCAGCGCCGCAAGCCGGGCGAGTCCGACGCCGTCAAAAAGCTCTTCAGCGACTGA